The stretch of DNA gtgcccctcagtcccgacccgcagccccctgctagcccagccctgcctgccgcccctcaatcctgacccacagccccccttcacacccagctctctcctggccTGCACCAGACACAAAACGTCTTTGGCTAAAGGAGCGTCTCTCTCAGTTCGAGCCCCGGAGCAGGATCCGGCCCCCGGCTGCCCTGCAACGATGCCTGTGGGTTGCTCTGGCCTCACGCCAACGTAACTCATCCCGAAACAGCCGGGGACGGGAGCCCAGCCGATGGGGGCTGAGCGGGAGCCCAGCAGCGCTCACGGGAGCGGGGGCGGTACCCGGGATTAGCGCGCTGGCCCCGGCTGGTCTCAGAGGGAGGTGCCAGggtgagacaccccccccaactcctacCTGCAGCACCAGGGTCAAGGTGATGCCAGCGCAGCAGAAGCCCATGAAGGAGAAGCCGATGATGATGAGCGGCCGCCGGCCCAGCTTCTCGATGGTGAAGCACTGCAGGGAAAGGCCAGCGGCACGGGAGGCATTAGCAGGAGAGGGCATCAGACCCGCCagcccccaaaccctcccccccacagggcACAGAGCGACATGTACAGCCAATAACATGCAGCACAGGTGTATGACATCACCAGACCCAGTTCTCATTGGCTGACTCAAGAGCTTGAGGGTGAGGGTGGGACACTTACCTGGTAACctctaggactcctgggttcttttcccagccctgggagggagggcaggctagtggttagagcagggaggcactggcggagtcaggactcctgggttcttttccctgccctgggagggagggcaggctagtggttagagcagggggcaccAGCAGGCTAGGGCCTTGCACGTTGAAAGGGGACGGAGGAGCAGATGCCCGTCCCCTTCATTCCTGGGCTGGAATCccagggcccagggccaaagtGACCCGGAGCAGCGGGGCCAAGCTTGTCCCAGCCAGGCGTGAGCTGCCCCGAGTGCCCAGCGGAgccaggcagcagctctggggcgcAGCGCGGGCGCGGGGAGCCCGTGCAGgaccaggagcaggagcaggggggatatTGACAGCAGAACAAATGCTTGTCATTTTAGACCCAATCTCGGCGCGTCCGTCGGGGGCCGTTTGTGTCTGTGTCGCGGAGCAATTGGCCCGATGGcgccaccagccctgctgggctgcCGGGGCGCCAGAGAGGCCTGCTTGCGGCTGGGAGGCCGGGGGCTGGGGTCCCTGCTCGCCCAGGCCAGGCCACGTGGGGGCCGCCCGCCTGTCGAATCAAGCGCCCAGGGGCCGAGGGCTGCAAATCTGCCCAGCgtgaggctgggggcggggagctgctagCTCCGGCTGGGCACTGAGGGGAAAAGCCGTAAACCAGCCcccgtacccccccccccagtgacggGCTCGGCTCACAGGGGTTATTATGGgctgttccactgaagtcaggatagCCAGAATGAGCCCTTGGGacccctttccccagcacccccacctcacccactgtgacccctccccccaccggcaCCCCCCATCTCACCCACTATGACacctcccacctgcaccccctgccaccccatctctCCCAGTACCACCTCCTGTCTCccaacctagacaaattagaggattggtctaaaagaaacctgatgaggttcaacaaggacaagtgcagagtcctgcacttaggacggaagaatcctatgcactgctacagactagggaccgaatggataggtagcagttctgcagaaaaggacctaggggtcacagtggacgagaagctggatatgagtcaacagtgtgctcttgttgccaagaaggctaacgacattttgggctgtataagtaggggcattgccagcagatcgaggaacgtgatcgttcccctttattcgacattggtgaggcctcatctggagtactgtgtccagttttgggccccacactacaagaaggatgtggaaatattggaaagagtccagcggagggcaacaaaaatgattaggggtctggagcacatgacttatgaggagaggctgagggaactgggattgtttagtctccagaagagaagaatgaggggggatttgatagcagccttcaactacctgaaggggggttccaaagaggatggagctcggctgttctcagtggtggcagatgacagaacaaggagcaatggtctcaagttgcagtgggggaggtctaggttggatattaggaaacactatttcactaggagggtggtgaagcactggaatgcgttacctagggaggtggtggagtctccttccttggaggtttttaaggcccggcttgacaaagccctggctgggatgatttagttgggaattggtcctgctttgagcagggggtgggactagatacctcctgaggtcccttcaaaccctgatcttctatgattctatgaactcacctactgtgacccctcccccatgccccagcccagccagcatgACCCCTCCCCGACCCCGGTTAGCACTGCTCAGTGGGGTCATGCCCCCCGCCCCAGATCGCTGGGGCTGTGGCAGCACTTACGCCGAGCAGGCCGGCCAGCACCTCGATGGCTCCCGTGCCCACGGTGGTGTAGGGGATCTCGGGTCCCGGGATGCCGGCGTGCTGGAAAATGGTGTTGGTGTAGAACCAGATCtgccaaggggagggggagagagcagggggtgagcggcagggctggggggggagagaggccccCACGAGAACCTGGAACCACAAGCAGGGGGGGGACACCCCTGGGGGCTCTGGCCATGGCACTGCGGGAGCCCCCCGGTCGCTAGTTCAAAGCCTGCCCCGGGATGGGACTGAAGGCTGTTCCGGCCCAGGGGCGCTCGCTGGCTCTGGAGTGAGACGagctggggggggctcagcctaGCTCCTTCTGGGCCAGGGTCCCCCTTGCAGGGACCTGCTGCATGATCAGCACGGCTATTTCCCTGCGAGGCCAAGGGGCCAACGGGCCAGGAGGCTCTTGGAAGACAGGAGCCCCTCCAGGGCACAGGGTGAGCTCCCCTCCAgtgcaggaggggcggggggatgaggggagctcccctccagggcaggaggtgtgggggggggacactGGGGGAGCTCCCCTCTGGGGCATGGGCCTGGCAGCACTCACCGCATCGATCCCAGAGAGCTGCATGCCCATGTTGATCACCACCACGGAGAGCGTCTGCCAGCGCACGGAGCCGTCCCGCAGGAGCTGCCAGACGGAGATGGTCTCCAGGGAGGAAAGCGAGCGCTGCTCCTCCCGCATCTCCTCCAGCACGTCCCGCACGTCGTCCTTCCCCAGGAACCAGCGcagcgctggggagagcggagcaaAGCTCGGGCACGGGGCTGGGACTCCGGAGATATGGGCTCAATTCCCAGCTGTGCGCCCCTGGGCCTCAGCTCCCCTCTGtactggccctgccctgccccatcggGGGGAGAGGCTAGAGCCAGGAGGATGGGAGGCGCCCAGACACTACGGTGATGGGCCCTTGGAAAACCTGGAGCGGTCAGCAGCCTTCCCGGGAGGGGCCAGGCAGCGCTCCGGGCGGAGtcagcagagctgcagctgaTTTGCGccagcacagaatctggcccaggggGCTCTTGGGCCTGCAGTTGGAGGATCGTGTCTCTCTTTGGGATTCGGGACAGGGTAGGACACAGAAAGAcctaatcccccctcccccggttccGGGAGCAGCCTGGCCCTATGGGAGACATCAGCCACCCCCctgccagggggctccgctcacCATCCGTGGCCCCCCGGACGTTGTTCTTCTCAATCAGCAGGTAGCGGGGGCTCTCGGGGAaccagggcagcagcaggagctgcagggaggctgGAATGACCACCAGGGACAGGAAGAGAGGCCAGTATCCATCCTGCAACGAGCCAGGCAGGGCGATGGGGTCTGGGGGGGTGGCGAGGGGGTAGCCCTAGCACCAGCGGGATAAGCAAAGCCAAGGAGACGCAGGCTGAATATCGGGAGCCAGCTGCCGGCTGGGCAATGacatggggatggggagcccaagggcaggaagggacctcgagaggtcgtctaggCCGACGCCCTGCGCtcaggcaggaccaagtcaaccCAGACCACCCCTGAGGGGCGTTTGTCCAGTCTCCTTCCTAGACCCCCCCAGTGATGGGACTTCACAACCTCCCTCGGgtgcctattccagagcttaactacctgaGAGTTGGAAAGGTTTCCCTCTGGTCTCCAGACTACAcaggcccagttttttaacctttcctcattaatgatctggatgatgggatggattgcaccctcagcaagtttgcggatgacactaagctggggggagaggtagatacactggagggtagggatagggtccagagtgacctagacaaattggaggattgggccaaaagaaacctgatgtggttcaacaaggacaagtgcagagtcctgcacttaggaaggaagaatcccatgcaccgctacaggctggagaTCGAtgggctaagcggcagttctgcagaaaaggacctggggattacagtggacgagaagctggatatgagtcagcagtgtgccctcattgccaagaaggttaacgacatattgggctgtattagtaagagcattgccagcagatcgagggaagtgattattcccctctatctgacactggtgaggccacacctggagtactgcatccagttttgggcccccactatagaagggatgtagacaaattggagagagtccagtggagggcaatgaaaatgattaggggggtggggcacatgacttatgaggagaggttgagggaactgggtttgtttagtctgcagaagagaagaatgaggggggatttgatagcttctttcaactacctgaaggggggttccaaagaggatggatctagcctGTTCtcggtggtagcagatgacagaacaaggagcaatggtctcaagttgcagtgggggaggtctaggttggatattaggaaacactatttcactaggagagtggtgaagcactggaatgggttacctagggaggtggtggaatctccttccttagaggttttgaaggcccagcttaacaaagccctggctgggatgatttagttggggttggtcctgctttgagcagggggttggactagatacctcctgaggtctcttccaaccctgagattctatgattctaatctctaacctaaatctcccctgctgcggattaagcccattgcttcttgtcctgccttcaatggacatggagaacaattgatccccgtccTCTTGGTACCAGCCCTTCACAGATGTGCAGGCTGTTCTCACGTCCCCCTCAGCCCTCTTGTCTCCAGACTACACTTGTCCCgtgttttaacctttcctcagaggacAGCGTTTCCAAACCTCTGATCCTTTCTgctgctctccgctggactccccgtctttcctaaagtgcggcACCCAGAACCGGACACCGGACTCCAGCCGGGTCGGACGTACGGCCCTCCGGTTAATACTCCCGGCCTGATATTAGCGACTGTAACCCTGAGATCCTTGCCACAGCAGCCCGGCCGCCGAGCCAGGCGGTCCCCGTtcgtagctgtgcatttgatttttcctccccAAGCGTAGCGCTTTGCACAGCGGACACGGGACCCTGGAGAGCCCCAGGAGACGCCCCCCAGCCCTCGCCCCCCTCCCGCGGGGTCGGAGCTCactgggagcaggctgggggctgggaggaagcagcagcGTTTCAGGGGTGTTTCAGCAGCACCGAcctcccccagcagctccggcaggCCCAGGACTTGAGCGGAGAAGACCCCCAGGCAGATGAAGATGCTGGGCACCAAGCCCAGGAACCCGCGCAGGTTCTTGGGGGCGATTTCTCCCAGGTACATGGGCACCACGCTGAGACAGAtgcctggggcagaggaggagacacgcgggatgtgggggaggggggagagagaactggAGTCACATTGGGCAATAGGCAGGATCCCCCCTAGACTGGGCCGGAGGGGGAGCTCCCAGGGCAGGctccagccaagctcccctcctcccagaatgccctggggctggctgctCAATCCCGGGACACCCCTCTTGGTCATGAGCCACTTTGATCCCCAGGAGGGCCCCAGCGATGGGCACGGCCCCAGCGGGTCCGTCCTCCCCCCCGTCCTGTCCGTGCTGCAGCAGCCCAACCCCACACGGGACGGAGCCGCGGCCCCATGCACGTCTGGGCTGGCGCCTGTGGTTCCCGTTCCTGCCGCAGAGGGAGATGCAAACCCGCCCTgcgaggggtgcggcagggccaGCGCCCAGGTGAGTATGGCCGGGTGCCGGAGCCAGGCAGAGCCCCGGGGCAGGCGGTGGGGCAGCCCACGCAGGGCGCTACCTGAATGCAGCCCCGTGACGAAGCGGCCGACGATGACCATCTCGGGCGACGCCAGGTAGCGGCTGAAGCCCATCAGGGCGCCGGCCAGGAAGACGAGCAGCGTGCTCCGCACAAGGGTGCCGTTCCTAGCAGGGGGGACAGGCAGGACATCAGTCCTCTGCCTGGCACGGGCCCCTCCCTTCTGCAGGGCGTGACGCCCCCCGCAGGACGCTTCGTGCTCTCTCTTCCTCCATCCACCCAGCTGTTCCCCTCTCTTCTCCATCCCAGCCCCATGGGGAGCTTGGGGGGGGCATTCCTggcagctctccctgcccccataaGAGTGGGGCATGTGTCAGGCtggcttctcctctccccccctgcTGGCTTCGTTTGCtgggtgtccccctgctccatCTGGTCTAGAGGCGGGCACCCCATGACTGGCACCGGGGCAGACAAAGCACCATCCTCCCCCTGCTTCCTCTAGCCGGGCTATGGGtgcacccccatcctgcccccctcccgcacccgtCTTACCTCCCATATCGAGTCACGAGCATCCCCACCGGAAACGAGCCCACCAGCCCCCCCAGGGCAAAGACCGAGACGGTCAGCGAGTACATGACGGTGAGCAGGTCCTGGCTCGGGCTCTGCCCGTAGCGCTGGGACCAGGTGACGTTGTAGAAGGCCTTGATGTGCTGCAAGGCAGAGAGACAGGGGCTAGCAGAGCGGGCTGCCCACGGCCCACCAGACCCACCAGCTGCTTGGATTCCCGGCCCTCCGGGGTCTTTGTATGTGTCTGTAACACACCCAGCTCCTGATCGTTTCAGCGCTTCCTCTCCCAACACATCAGAGAGCCGGTCCCGCTTCCCCTCGCCCAGGAGTGGCTTGAAATGCTGGACTTCGTGGGGCGGGAAGTCCCAACATTTCAAACTTCGCTTCCGTTCCGAACCGGGAACGAAAATGGCCACTTTCAAAACGTCCCGCgccagggaattgtgggaaatACGGCGTTTCGGGTCCGTCGAAACCTCCCATTTCAGCAACGCCGCAAACTTCCCTTCCGAGTTCTTTTATATTGTCCACAACCACGTGGGATTTCAAACCAAAGTGCTGTTTCCAGATGACCAATGAAACGGGCCGTTCCGGCGAGGTCAAAGCGAACAGTCCGACATGGTGTTTTCCCCAATGAAACGTCGTCAAAAAGGACACGTTTCCCGGGGAAGTTTAGATTTCGACAAAACGGCAAAAACGTTCTCCTGGGAAATCTTCAACCCGTTCTGCCTCTCCCTGTGCCGGGGGTCCGGGTTACCAGGCCCCCCGATCGCACGCCACAAAGCTTTGTGATCCGACCCGTTAGCACCAGCACGAGAACTTCCCAAAGGTCATTTGTATGGGGCGGCTCTTCCTTCCGCGTCAGCACGGAGCCATGGTGCTAGGGGCGCTGTGGGGGTGGGTCAGACGTTGGTCAGTAACGATCCCATGGGGCGTTTCGTCAGAGTCGGGGTGTGAGCAGGGCATCCTCCCGGCTCAGGTGATCCCATCCTGATCCCCTCATTCCCCCCTGCAGCGTCACCCGGATGCTGCCTCTCTTTTCCCGCTCCTAGGCCTGCTGCTcaacaccccagaggtggccgcaccCCGGTCAGTAAAATTCATCTGCCTGCCAGAGACCCGCTGGGTCAAGGTATCTGCCTAGCCTAGGATTTCCCAGTCCGGGGAGGGAGTGACTTTCCCCCGcaaagacagacagacggacggacACAGCTCTTACCACGGCCGGCGAGTTCACCACTGCCAGGTTGTAGCCGTAAAGCAGGGAGGAGCCGAAGGACGCCAGCAGGGTGGCGGCGAGCAGCGGAAAGGTGaggtgctgggagagaggagaCACACGAGCAGAACGGTGTCAGTGCAGCCCcggcaggagggggaagacagtggAGCCATGAGCCGCTCCCTCCGCCCCGGGGAGCTGCGCCCAGCCTCTCAAGTGAGATGAGCCGCAGGGGTCTCATCTCTCCACCCATGTGTGCCCAGCACAGGAGCTCCTGCCTGCAGGATGGGGGGCACCTGGCTCCCGCTCAGCCCAGGGGAAGGGCAGCGAGGAGGAGAGGGAAGCGGCTGGAGCTCCAACCCCACCACCAGTCGAGCGTTTCTGGCCACAGGTCACCCAGGTGGGACACGCAGCTGGCCCCAGCGGTGAAAACCGGATGCTCCCATGCACCCAACGCGGCTCCAGCCTCCACTGCGACGCCCGGCAGCCCGGCTGGAGTGCCCCCGCTACCCAGGCAGCCCCATGGCACCCAGCCCAGCAAGCTCCCCTGCCCCATAAGCTCACTCCCAGGTCCCATGCGAGGCTCTGGGCTTGGTCTAGCAGGCCCGTCGTGGGCTGGGCTATCTCAGGGACTCTAGTAACGGAGTTCTCAGCGGCGCTACAATGTTCAGCCACGGGCTGGCGCCGTGTGTGACGTACATGGTGGCGGAGCCggggctattagagagacaaacgCGTCTCCCTCACCCACAGACGtcggtacaataaaagatattccctccccgcACCGTGTCTCCTCATAGCTTCTCTGAGCATGTAACAGCTCGCCCTGGCACGGCATGAAAGAACCCGGCATCTCTCTCTGGGATGGAAGCCCAGTCATCAGGTGTCCAGCCAGGGCAGATGGGAGGCGAGCGGCGCCAGCTCcgtagccagtgggagatgctagGCCGGATGGGCACTGCCAGGGAAAGGCCTGGCCATTGACGTGTTTGATGTAATAGAAAAGGGGGATCCCTGTGGAGAGACGCCAGGTGAGGGGTGACCCGGTCAAAGCGCCGTGCTGGGAGCGTGATCGTTGCAGTAGTGGTTTGAACGAATCCAAGGGGGCAAGAGGGCACTGGGCCAGGCCAGAGAGACGGCTGGGGCAAGAATCGAGCCCCGAGAGGAGGAGAACCCGGCCAAGCGTTTCGCTGTGTGGACGGCTGGGCAGGGCCGTATCTTGGAGATATTCTGCGGAAAGAATCAGCAAGGCCTAGCCAAAGCCTGGGTCTGAGGACATAGGGACTggtccagtctgaatgtgtctaagcttcaacttccagccattggatcgtgttagcaCCGTCAGCGCCATCCCACCGCCTCCACCACGCTGGCCCTTCCATGCCCCCCTGCCAGGggagcacagctgcagcccaccCCCCACATGCCACCTAGCACAAGCTGGTTCTGTTCTGCGATGGGAGCCGGGCAGCTTCCAAACCCTGGCGCTTCCGCACTCAGAGCCACCAGCTCTTCTAAGTGGGGCTGTTTCTGCAGACGCCCCATTTGCCTTCTGAGGGGCTTTGCAGACAAATCTCCCCAGCGAGCGCACTGGCTGGCCTAGCCCTGGAAAACTAGCACCGAGGGGCTTTGTTTGGACGCGCGGCTGGATAATCGCAGCGCATGCCCTACGGCCTCTGCCCGTCTCTCAGCTTCTCCACCTAGACCGGGggctctcaacctatttaccattgtgggccgcatccaataccaGCCGtacggccctgaggatgtcatacAGGCCGCAaacagcccacgggccacaggttgagaaccactgactggGCAGCGCTCACTGGCCTTTCTGCCTGAAAACGCCGCTTCTCTCCCAGTCTCTCTCTCGCTGGGCATTTTCCagacccccccccgttcccccccgtcagggccggctccagcatttctgccgccccaagcaaaaaaaaaaaaaaaaaaaaaagccgcgatcggcagcggcagttcagcggcaggtccttcgctcctagagggagtgagggacctgccgcccccgaattgccgcacatgccgcccctctcccttggccgccccaagcacctgcttgttaagctggtgcctggagccggccctgccccccgtgTTTCTCCTGCCCCGTTTCCATCTCTCTGCATCGGTTATAAAACTCCACGGCTCTGCAGCcttcctgcggggggggggggggggggggggggagaggagaactgGGCCTGGATCAGCAGCGCCTCCCTCTGGCCCTTTGTGGAGAAGCCCAAaagttggggctggggggggtcccTTGTCTAACTCGGCCTGGCTGAAGGGTGGAAGATGccaatggggctgggggagggggaaggtgcagagagggggagggggagggaagggggagcaaGTTCCTTTAGCCGTCACTTTTAACCCCATCGCCCCAGTTCTAGCCAGGCCCGTCCCCAAGTCCCAGCAGCTAGGGGGTGTGACCGGGGACCGCGCCAACCCTGGGCAGTGCCCCGCTTCAGACAgtggctgggggctctgggagtgggggaggggtccctTTGGAACCAGCCGAGATGGGGGGTTTGCTCGCTGCTCCCCAATGAGGCCATGCAGAACCGGGGAGCGGGGGGCAGTAATACAGGGTTTGTTCCCGAGTTGGGAGAGATTGGGGGTCCCCACCGGCTGTGCCTCGCTTTTCTGGGGACCCTCCCGGCATgggcctgcagcacccccagcccagcccatgccAGGCCTGACACAGCCCTCGCCTGCCTGGGAGGCTCCTATGCAAAGCTGTCTATTGATCCCCGGGCAGCAGCTTCTCCTTAGTGCAACTGCTTCCTGAGCGCGAGCGAAACCCCCCCCGGGAGACAGCTCAGTGTTGGCCCTGGCTCCTAGCCAGGGACATCacaggacagagcagtgctgggtctGCCCCAGCATTGCTCAGAGAGTCCACCGCAAAGACGGGACTGgaacaccactcccctcccagagctgggatagaacccaggagtcctggctgcctgcgccccccgctctaaccactaggccctacacccctcccagagctgggatagaacccaggagtcctggctgcctgagcccccgctctaaccactaggccctacacccctcccagagctgggatagaacccaggagtcctggctgcctgcgcccccgctctaaccactaggccctacacccctcccagagctgggatagaacccaggagtcctggctgcctgcgcccccgctctaaccactagaccctgctccctTACCAGAGCCAGGCTAGAACCCAGAGTCCTGACAAATTGagatctctcccccccaccccctcttggaCCCATACCCCCCCAACCCTCAAAGCAGCCGGCCGGGGGGTTATGCCAGCAAAGCAGCTGACGCCCCTGCGCTGCCCCGGCCCCGGGAATGGTGGCTTGTCCCAGTCGCGTGCAGGTCTAATCCCCCTAATCCCGCCCGGAATGCCAGCCGGCGCAGCGAGCCTGGCGGGGAGGCAGCGggcgggctggggcaagggagggaagccgggggcACAGGATCCCCCGAGTCACTCACCCCGGTGATTCGTCGGTGGCCGTGCAGGCCAGGTTTCCCCTCCATCGGGGCGATGCGGGCCCTAGAGAGGCAGAGgatggggaggcagcggggaggAAGGCCGCCTGACTCCAGCACTCTCGCTCATTTCAGCACTtactttatttgatttttttttttttttaaagcagggaggaaaaatcggggtggggtgggggtggggatcatGCGATGCCCGCGAGGCCATTGGAGGATTCCTGGCCAGGGAGAGGTGGGCCCCGGGGCCTCCCCGCTTGATTGACGGGCAGAAGAGGCCGGAGGCCTTGTGGGGCGAGGCGGGGCACGGTGCCCTCGGTTCAGCCCTGCGGGGCAGGAGGGAATCACATGACGGCTAACGCGATTTGCTTTGCCTTTCGAGTGGAGGGAGATGCTGCAGCCCGTTAGTGGGAGGGGCCGGACCCTTCCACGTTTAACCCCCCGGGCACCGGGGCAGCCCGGGGAGATCTGCCCTGGCGAACGTCACCGGCCCCCACCGGCTTCTTCAGCAGCTCGTTGGGTGTCCCCGGCTGAGGCCCCGTAAAAGGCCCCGGGCTGAAGTAGCTGCCTGTGGATCGTGCCCTGGATTGCAAGCAgcgggaggaggggtgggagcagGATCACAGGCGACCAGGGGCCCGGTTCGATTGGGGAGGAGCCTGCAGAGCCACGGCGGGAGGCGTCTGGGTCCGGGCTCAGCGGTGCCATGTGTCAAGCGAGACCCGCCTGCCCCCTTGACCTGTGCCCAAACCAGGAAATCACGGCGGCGTTTCTCAGCCCAAACCCAACGGCCTCCGCTGCCACGCTGGGCGGGGGCTTGGGCTGACGGCTCACCCGCTGGGCTGGGGCGAGCCAAACCTGGCACCCCCTCAGCACTCAGCAACACCCCACCTGCCATCAGGTCATGGCCAGGTTTTCCTCCACCGCTCAGCAAGGGGGCGCGTGGCTGCCGGGCAGCCGTATCCAGGCCACGAACGGCGGCATCAAACTGTTGACAAGTATCGCCGGCATCCTGATCAGGAGACAAGTTACCTGTTGGGGCATCTGCACGTGTCCATTGCTCGTCAAGCCAAGCTCCCGCGGGACTGAGGTGGAATGGTAGCGGTCCTtatagggcacg from Emys orbicularis isolate rEmyOrb1 chromosome 7, rEmyOrb1.hap1, whole genome shotgun sequence encodes:
- the LOC135881433 gene encoding solute carrier family 2, facilitated glucose transporter member 9-like; amino-acid sequence: MEGKPGLHGHRRITGHLTFPLLAATLLASFGSSLLYGYNLAVVNSPAVHIKAFYNVTWSQRYGQSPSQDLLTVMYSLTVSVFALGGLVGSFPVGMLVTRYGRNGTLVRSTLLVFLAGALMGFSRYLASPEMVIVGRFVTGLHSGICLSVVPMYLGEIAPKNLRGFLGLVPSIFICLGVFSAQVLGLPELLGEDGYWPLFLSLVVIPASLQLLLLPWFPESPRYLLIEKNNVRGATDALRWFLGKDDVRDVLEEMREEQRSLSSLETISVWQLLRDGSVRWQTLSVVVINMGMQLSGIDAIWFYTNTIFQHAGIPGPEIPYTTVGTGAIEVLAGLLGCFTIEKLGRRPLIIIGFSFMGFCCAGITLTLVLQATVPWMRYLSVACVIGIIAGFCMGPAGVPFLMTAELFKQSHRPAAYIVGGSLNWLSNFTVGFVFPFLQMSAGAFCYLVFCGVCVLVALYVYLVIPETKNKTFVEISQIFATRRPFLAAPAGAVKMVPLGGYGALENSSLELSGSSQA